attatatatttttagtatAAGTATTAGGCTTAATTAAGATACAGATTAATCTGGTCCATATAGTGTTAATTGGCATCCCATTCGAGGAATGCTAGCTACAACCTCTTTGCATTCTTCGTTTAATTTGTTCCATGTCTATTTTATTCATACATAAATTTATGTACTAGCTACATCCTCCTTGTATTCTTCGTTTAATTTATTCTACGTGTACTCTATTCATACATAAATCTATATAAGAAGAGTATAAGATGGAAGTGTTCctctttattatttatttatagtattATCTAAGACACATACTAATCTAGTCAACAGCATGTGTTTCACGTTTTATAAAAACATGACTGAACAGCAAATTTATATTTAGAGTTAGGGGAATAGTATTAAGAAGCTATTAGAATTTCTGAAAAttcttatattttctaacTTTTGGTGGGTTTGATTGAACTATTTTCACTATGGTTTTGATGAACTTATGAATGTTGGATTCAAAGAGACCTTCACTAATACTCAACTCCAATTCAATCCAAGCCGAACAACCAAATGAGGGTAAGGCCGAGAGATAAAGAAAACTACAAGCATTACACGCGCGTTACTTGAGCATACTACTACTTTGGCTTAAATTAAATACTCAACAAGCAAAATAAACAAGATCCAAAACATCATCCATAGCAAAGCCAAGTGACAGCTTCCTGGCCCTCACCAACGGCTGGGATTATTACACACAATCGTTCCTGACATTTGAAATACTCCCACAACAGCTTCCAACCATCTATAACACAAGAGACCTAACATAACAAGATCAACTTAACATAAGCAGAAGCCACATGGGTAGAAATGAGAGCATGTGTGCAATAGATAAAAAGATGAACCCTCATTCCGAGACATTTATCAGATTTTGTCCAGCTTTTCGGCCTTCACAACCGGGTTGGCTTTTGCTATAGCATCCTGAGCAGCACTTCGGTAATCATAGGGGCAGTTGTGTTTATCTGAGTAACGATGGAGTGAACAAAAGAGATTTCCACAACGGCAATTGAAGCCGGTTAGACCAACACGTTTCTTGCAAGTTCCGCACCTGTTTGGAGTCTCTTTCACCTTCTCCTCACTCTTAATGTCCAAAGATGGAGTAGAGGAAGCCTGTGTTGAGATGAGCATCAAATCTGCGGACCCAGCTTGTACATCTACATCAACAGTAGCAATAGGCTCCTTCCCTCTGTCATTGGGATTGCCATTCACAGCACAATCAATGGATGCTGCAGCAACTTTAGCCTGTTCTTGCTTCAATACCAAGTCCTTGTGGCATTTGGAACACAAATTCATTGTTGCTGCACTCCCAAAGAATCCGCAGTTGTTGGCACAGAGCTTGGGAGCTTCAGGAGGAGCTTGACACCCTGTCTCGTTGtgctccatttttttttaaattttcctgCACCATAATTCCTTAAGGTCTccaaaaatatatgataaCACAACCAAAGGTAGAAATCTCTCCCCACCTGACATCTACAATTCACCCactaaattaaattcaacatAGTAGTTTAAATCTTTAGAACAAGACATGAAATGACCAGTCCATATCTTTGCTGTGACGGAAAAACTATATGGAAATGTAAATCGTCATTTCTAAGTACCATACTTGAGGGAAAATGACTCTTtaattgtatattttaacCATGACACCCTAAGAGGATCTTATCAGTTACCTAAACTTAGTTTGAGGTTGGCTCTGAATACTCATCTTggttatttaaatattattacaTTGGTTTCacaaaaacgaaaacaaaattcaaatggaTAATCAAGAAAGACCTTAAGGTTTCACTTGTACATAAAGGAAACAGGAGCAAATAAGTTTCCATTAGAAATCATTTTTCAGGGCCCTGCATATTAATAGGAaattttttacattttaaaaagtataatGCAACATCAGATGCATCAATCAA
The Prunus dulcis chromosome 2, ALMONDv2, whole genome shotgun sequence DNA segment above includes these coding regions:
- the LOC117617176 gene encoding zinc finger A20 and AN1 domain-containing stress-associated protein 8-like; protein product: MEHNETGCQAPPEAPKLCANNCGFFGSAATMNLCSKCHKDLVLKQEQAKVAAASIDCAVNGNPNDRGKEPIATVDVDVQAGSADLMLISTQASSTPSLDIKSEEKVKETPNRCGTCKKRVGLTGFNCRCGNLFCSLHRYSDKHNCPYDYRSAAQDAIAKANPVVKAEKLDKI